A region of Salvia splendens isolate huo1 chromosome 17, SspV2, whole genome shotgun sequence DNA encodes the following proteins:
- the LOC121773283 gene encoding eukaryotic translation initiation factor 1A, with translation MPKNKGKGGKNRKRGKNEADDEKRELVFKEDGQEYAQVMRMLGNGRCEATCIDGVKRLCHIRGKMHKKVWIAAGDIILVGLRDYQDDKADVILKYMPDEARLLKAYGELPENTRLNEGIAGGLDEEEDGPGDDYIEFEDEDIDKL, from the exons ATGCCGAAGAACAAGGGTAAGGGAGGGAAGAATAGGAAGAGAGGGAAGAACGAAGCCGATGACGAGAAGAGAGAATTGGTTTTCAAGGAAGACGGACAGGAGTACGCGCAGGTCATGCGCATGCTCGGTAACGGACGGTGCGAGGCCACGTGCATCGACGGCGTCAAGCGCCTTTGTCACATCAGGGGCAAGATGCACAAGAAGGTTTGGATCGCCGCCGGCGATATTATCCTCGTCGGTCTCCGCGATTATCAG GATGACAAGGCCGATGTGATCCTGAAGTACATGCCCGACGAAGCCAGGTTGTTGAAGGCCTACGGCGAACTGCCCGAGAACACTAGGCTCAATGAGGGTATTGCTGGAGGActtgatgaggaggaggatggcCCTGGCGATGATTACATTGAATTTGAGGACGAAGACATCGACAAACTCTAA